A stretch of the Medicago truncatula cultivar Jemalong A17 chromosome 5, MtrunA17r5.0-ANR, whole genome shotgun sequence genome encodes the following:
- the LOC11433696 gene encoding uncharacterized protein isoform X2 gives MAPGTIPSSSSSWKPARVRFNTKKRVHVNGIATSRKVARVEGRGRPSLKSNSNSEEENASFEVDEGTGVPSSKSSLPATKPQQPPPPPIDSPLPSDVSLCHGSKRKKRKTSTRTNASSSADTNRQFPPKRRLRKARVGGKSSDNPKNENLDNQNLKPSPMALRVRSKGARKSRVRNRMPSPKSISLSKSKLPCDNISISDQNILAGGQGSNWELSSFERGKSISDSCKPQPLKFSDQQNVIAGGQRSSERGGKSISGSSKPQPLENICIDEASPKSGSPVTEPQQPLNDEEEDLSYMNSHLTFEQMVENMKKVNELALDESESESEHNGMQCNCDFNNCTCLKSYYEYLALDYAELDFSLR, from the exons ATGGCACCAG GAACAattccatcatcatcatcatcttggAAACCAGCTAGGGTTCGGTTTAATACTAAAAAACGAGTCCACGTTAATG GAATTGCAACATCTCGGAAAGTAGCTAGGGTTGAAGGAAGAGGAAGACCTTCTCTCAAATCGAATTCAAACTCTGAGGAAGAGAACGCTTCATTTGAGGTTGATGAAGGAACAGGAGTGCCCTCTTCAAAATCCAGTTTACCTGCCACCAAACCTCAacaacctcctcctcctcccatCGATTCACCACTCCCTTCTGATGTGTCCTTGTGTCATGGATCTAAAAGAAAGAAGAGGAAGACATCTACACGCACCAACGCGTCCTCCTCCGCTGATACCAATCGCCAGTTTCCACCAA AAAGAAGACTTCGAAAAGCTAGGGTTGGGGGGAAATCCTCTGATAACCCTAAAAACGAAAATCTTGATAATCAGAATTTGAAGCCCTCCCCGATGGCACTTCGAGTCCGTAGCAAGG GTGCTAGGAAATCTAGGGTTAGAAATAGAATGCCCTCTCCGAAATCCATTTCACTTAGCAAAAGCAAACTTCCATGTGACAACATCTCAATCTCTGACCAGAATATTTTAGCTGGGGGTCAAGGGAGTAATTGGGAACTTTCAAGCTTTGAGAGAGGAAAATCCATTTCAGATAGCTGCAAACCTCAACCTTTGAAGTTTTCCGACCAGCAGAACGTTATAGCTGGTGGTCAACGGAGTAGTGAGAGAGGGGGAAAATCCATTTCAGGTAGCAGCAAACCTCAACCTTTAGAGAACATTTGTATTGATGAAGCCTCTCCCAAATCCGGTTCACCTGTCACTGAACCTCAACAACCTCTCAATGATGAGGAGGAGGACTTGAGTTACATGAACTCTCATCTCACTTTTGAACAAATGGTGGAAAACATgaaaaaagtaaatgaactcGCGTTGGATGAATCCGAATCCGAATCCGAACACAATGGTATGCAGTGCAATTGTGACTTCAACAACTGCACATGTCTTAAATCTTATTATGAATATCTTGCACTTGACTATGCTGAGTTGGATTTTAGTCTACGCTAG
- the LOC11433696 gene encoding uncharacterized protein isoform X1: MAPAGTIPSSSSSWKPARVRFNTKKRVHVNGIATSRKVARVEGRGRPSLKSNSNSEEENASFEVDEGTGVPSSKSSLPATKPQQPPPPPIDSPLPSDVSLCHGSKRKKRKTSTRTNASSSADTNRQFPPKRRLRKARVGGKSSDNPKNENLDNQNLKPSPMALRVRSKGARKSRVRNRMPSPKSISLSKSKLPCDNISISDQNILAGGQGSNWELSSFERGKSISDSCKPQPLKFSDQQNVIAGGQRSSERGGKSISGSSKPQPLENICIDEASPKSGSPVTEPQQPLNDEEEDLSYMNSHLTFEQMVENMKKVNELALDESESESEHNGMQCNCDFNNCTCLKSYYEYLALDYAELDFSLR, encoded by the exons ATGGCACCAG cAGGAACAattccatcatcatcatcatcttggAAACCAGCTAGGGTTCGGTTTAATACTAAAAAACGAGTCCACGTTAATG GAATTGCAACATCTCGGAAAGTAGCTAGGGTTGAAGGAAGAGGAAGACCTTCTCTCAAATCGAATTCAAACTCTGAGGAAGAGAACGCTTCATTTGAGGTTGATGAAGGAACAGGAGTGCCCTCTTCAAAATCCAGTTTACCTGCCACCAAACCTCAacaacctcctcctcctcccatCGATTCACCACTCCCTTCTGATGTGTCCTTGTGTCATGGATCTAAAAGAAAGAAGAGGAAGACATCTACACGCACCAACGCGTCCTCCTCCGCTGATACCAATCGCCAGTTTCCACCAA AAAGAAGACTTCGAAAAGCTAGGGTTGGGGGGAAATCCTCTGATAACCCTAAAAACGAAAATCTTGATAATCAGAATTTGAAGCCCTCCCCGATGGCACTTCGAGTCCGTAGCAAGG GTGCTAGGAAATCTAGGGTTAGAAATAGAATGCCCTCTCCGAAATCCATTTCACTTAGCAAAAGCAAACTTCCATGTGACAACATCTCAATCTCTGACCAGAATATTTTAGCTGGGGGTCAAGGGAGTAATTGGGAACTTTCAAGCTTTGAGAGAGGAAAATCCATTTCAGATAGCTGCAAACCTCAACCTTTGAAGTTTTCCGACCAGCAGAACGTTATAGCTGGTGGTCAACGGAGTAGTGAGAGAGGGGGAAAATCCATTTCAGGTAGCAGCAAACCTCAACCTTTAGAGAACATTTGTATTGATGAAGCCTCTCCCAAATCCGGTTCACCTGTCACTGAACCTCAACAACCTCTCAATGATGAGGAGGAGGACTTGAGTTACATGAACTCTCATCTCACTTTTGAACAAATGGTGGAAAACATgaaaaaagtaaatgaactcGCGTTGGATGAATCCGAATCCGAATCCGAACACAATGGTATGCAGTGCAATTGTGACTTCAACAACTGCACATGTCTTAAATCTTATTATGAATATCTTGCACTTGACTATGCTGAGTTGGATTTTAGTCTACGCTAG
- the LOC11427419 gene encoding protein SABRE isoform X2, translating to MITRQSHGHGCLQSPHLFAKNISNMGTSVHFELGEFNLQLADENKEFLKETIFGVESDFGSIIYITKVSLDWGKKDMKSSEEDGPRCMLGLSVDVTSMGIYLTFKRLESLISAAISFQALMKSISSKKKSTQSRGRSSKTSGKGTQMLKCSLVQCSVYILGETGLENTVVLDPKRVNYGSQGGRVIIDVSEDGTPRNAKIVSTVSDDYRKLKYCISLEIIQITLSVNKVKQSTQIELVTARSIYQEYVEENRPMTKVALFDMQNTKFVKRLGGVKENAACSLFSATDITMRWEPDVHLSLIELVLQMKLIVHNKKLEECGNEHVEDSSNVRNTNSKNEATTESRNLDKKKGSIFAVDVEMLNISAGLGDGVEAMVQVQSIFSENASIGVLFEGLMINFNGARILKSSRMQISRIPSISASASDAKGPAATTWDWVIQGLYVYICLPYRLELRAIDDALEDMLRALKLIVAAKTNLIFPVKKDSSKAKKPSSSKFGCIKFFLRKLTADIEEEPIQGWLDEHYKMLKKEAGELVVRLNFLDEFISKAKQDPKTSDDLNNSSKEGKLYFNDVEVDVNNSSIIESMREEIYKRSFRSYYEACQKIVFSEGSGACKDGFQAGFKPSASRSSLFSISVSDLDLSLTKIDGGDAGMIEFLRKLDPVCLECDIPFSRLYGANILLNMSSLVVQLRNYTFPLFAGSSGKCKGCLVLAQQATSFQPQILQDVYVGQWRKVCMLRSATGTTPPMKTFLDLPIHFQRGEVSFGVGFEPVLTDLSYAFTVVMRRANLSIRNPGPLILPPKKEKSLPWWDDMRNYIHGRTSLLFSETRFNILATTDPYENLDKLQIVTSSMEIHQSDGRILLSSKDFKIFLSSLESLANKRGSKIPAGVSGSFLEAPVFTVEVTMDWDCDSGKPLNHYLFALPIEGKSREIVFDPFRSTSLSLRWNISFGSGLPLSEKKHPSSTARDSIEGDVNVPHPLKICQNDSPASPTLKFGAYDLAWIIRFWNLNFLPPHKLRSFSRWPRFGVPRLIRSGNLSLDRVMTEFMLRLDCTPICIKNMPLHDDDPAKGLTLMMTKLKLELCFSRGSQHYTFESKRDLLDLVYQGIDLYMPKGFLIKEEYGNVAKSINVMPKNSQSASEEKTFSEKGYFTQKNNDDGFLFSCDYFTIRKQSAKADPDRLLAWHEAGRRNFEKTNVQSNCEKQSETDEHMESDPSGDDGYNVVIEDDGYNVVIADSCQRVFVYGLKLLWTIENRNAICFWAGGLSKAFAPAKPSPSRQYAQRKLYENNNKQDGTETSQDEACETHQDDETETHRDDGAETHKDEGVETNQDEVSKFLPTGNISDSPSSLAASTSEIPSFPSHSLKLDSLPSAKYENTDDSKEGTDSKEGTRHFMVNVIEPQFNLHSEGANGRFLLAAVSGRVLAQSFHSVLRVGHDMIEQALGTTDENTSQYEPEIAWKRMEISVMLEHVQAHVAPTDVDLGAGVQWLPKIIRGSPKVMRTGALLERVFMPCDMYFQFTRHKGGTPEVKVKPLKELKFNSHNITATMTSRQFQVMLDVLNNLLFARLPKPPKSSLTLSVEDDENDEEEADEVVPDGVEEVELAKINLEKKEREQNLLLDDMKKLSFWCDTSNGKEPEKEQDLWMIYGGIAMLVQGLKKELVSAKKSRKEAYASLRMAMKKAAQVRLMEKEKNKSPSYAMRVILQINKVVWSMILDGKSFAEAEINDMIYDFDRDYKDVGISQFTTKYIVFKNCLPNAKSDTIVSAWKPPDEWVNKVMLRVDARQGAPKDGSSPFELFQVDIYPLKIHLTETMYRMMWGYFFPEEERDSQRRQEVWKVSTAGGARRVKKGSSAHEASISSNQSTKESEASSKSGISALLFPATNQPSGSTQTSKAQNVKIVPGAGSTPECEETVAESVADENGPFGSTEQKDEVSKNKSKDVKGVKAGQSSLEEKKVAKPQDDKRSRPKKIMEFHNIKISQVELCITYEGQRFVVNDMKLLMDQFVRAEFTGTWQRLFSRVKKHIIWGVLKSVTGMQGKKFKDKGQNQPSGAGAPEGEANLSDTEGHAGKPDKFSPSWPKRPTDGAGDGFVTSVRGIFNSQRRKAKKLLKPKKDEAENEGHGDLSENEVETTHFARQLTIIKAKKLFKRDNKKPPHSKGQKGSSSIQNEELPSSSKEAIAYDSDSSSGSSSSYELILE from the exons atgaTAACAAGACAATCACATGGACAT GGTTGCTTACAATCACCACATCTCTTTgcaaaaaacatttcaaatatGGGGACCTCTGTACACTTTGAGCTTGGTGAATTCAATCTCCAGCTGGCTGATGAAAATAAAGAATTCTTGAAAGAAACCATTTTTGGTGTGGAATCAGATTTTGGCTCCATTATTTACATTACAAAGGTTAGTTTGGATTGGGGCAAAAAGGACATGAAATCGTCTGAAGAAGATGGTCCAAGGTGTATGCTAGGTTTATCAGTTGATGTTACTAGCATGGGAATTTATCTAACTTTCAAGCGTTTAGAATCATTAATATCAGCAGCGATATCCTTTCAAGCTTTAATGAAAAGCATATCTTCGAAGAAAAAATCAACTCAAAGCCGAGGGCGTTCATCAAAAACATCGGGTAAGGGAACTCAAATGTTGAAATGCAGTCTTGTACAATGTTCAGTATATATATTGGGGGAGACTGGATTGGAAAATACAGTTGTTCTAGATCCCAAACGAGTTAATTACGGTTCACAGGGTGGCAGAGTTATAATAGATGTGTCGGAAGACGGTACCCCACGCAATGCAAAGATAGTGTCCACTGTTTCTGATGACTACCGAAAACTAAAGTACTGTATCTCTcttgaaatcattcaaatcacGTTATCTGTAAACAAGGTGAAACAGTCTACACAGATAGAACTTGTAACAGCCAGATCTATCTATCAGGAATATGTGGAAGAAAATAGGCCAATGACAAAGGTGGCATTATTTGATATGCAAAATACTAAATTTGTGAAACGCTTAGGGGGCGTCAAAGAGAATGCAGCTTGTTCTCTTTTCAGTGCTACTGACATTACAATGAGGTGGGAGCCTGATGTTCATCTATCACTAATTGAACTTGTTCTCCAGATGAAACTAATTGTACACAATAAGAAGCTTGAGGAATGTGGTAATGAACATGTGGAAGATTCATCTAATGTAAGAAATACCAATTCAAAAAATGAAGCTACCACGGAATCACGGAATCTTGATAAGAAGAAAGGTTCTATTTTTGCTGTTGATGTTGAAATGTTGAATATATCTGCTGGGCTAGGAGATGGAGTTGAAGCTATGGTTCAAGTGCAGTCAATTTTCTCTGAGAATGCTAGTATAGGAGTGCTATTTGAAGGACTAATGATCAATTTTAATGGGGCCAGAATCTTGAAGAGTAGTAGGATGCAAATTTCACGAATTCCTAGCATATCTGCTAGTGCATCTGATGCAAAGGGACCTGCAGCCACAACATGGGACTGGGTAATTCAAGGTCTCTATGTCTACATTTGTTTGCCATACAGATTGGAATTGCGTGCTATTGATGATGCTCTTGAGGATATGTTGCGAGCGTTAAAGCTTATTGTGGCAGCAAaaactaatttgatttttcCTGTGAAAAAGGACAGTTCTAAGGCCAAAAAACCTAGTTCATCAAAATTTGGATGCATAAAGTTTTTCTTACGCAAGTTAACTGCCGACATTGAAGAGGAACCAATCCAAGGATGGCTTGATGAACACTACaagatgttgaagaaggaagcTGGTGAATTAGTTGTCCGGTTAAACTTTCTAGATGAATTTATATCGAAGGCCAAGCAAGATCCAAAAACTTCTGATGACTTAAATAATTCTTCTAAAGAGggaaaactttattttaatgaTGTTGAGGTTGATGTAAATAATTCCTCAATTATTGAATCCATGCGAGAAGAAATATATAAACGGTCATTCCGATCATATTACGAGGCATGCCAGAAGATAGTGTTTTCTGAAGGCTCAGGTGCTTGTAAGGATGGCTTTCAAGCTGGTTTCAAACCTAGTGCTTCAAGGTCTTCTCTTTTTTCGATATCTGTATCAGACTTGGATCTAAGCTTGACAAAAATTGATGGTGGAGATGCTGGGATGATTGAGTTTCTGAGGAAACTTGACCCTGTTTGTCTTGAGTGCGATATACCATTTTCCCGATTGTATGGGGCAAATATTCTCTTAAATATGAGTTCTCTTGTGGTTCAGCTTCGAAATTATACATTTCCTCTTTTTGCTGGAAGTTCTGGCAAATGTAAAGGCTGTCTTGTGTTGGCTCAGCAG gCAACTAGCTTTCAACCCCAAATACTTCAAGATGTCTATGTTGGGCAATGGAGAAAGGTGTGCATGCTTCGATCAGCTACTGGTACGACACCACCAATGAAGACATTCTTAGATTTACCAATACATTTTCAGAGAGGCGAAGTGTCATTTGGGGTGGGTTTTGAACCAGTTTTAACGGATCTGAGCTATGCTTTCACCGTGGTGATGCGGAGGGCTAATCTAAGTATTAGGAATCCTGGCCCACTTATTCTGCCACCGAAAAAGGAGAAGAGTTTGCCATGGTGGGATGATATGAGAAATTACATTCATGGAAGAACTTCCTTATTATTTTCTGAAACTAGATTTAATATTTTGGCTACTACAGATCCATATGAAAATCTTGATAAACTTCAAATTGTGACTAGCTCTATGGAAATTCACCAGTCAGATGGTCGTATTTTACTTTCTTCCAAagatttcaagatttttttgagTAGTTTGGAAAGTTTGGCAAACAAACGTGGTTCTAAAATTCCAGCTGGCGTCTCTGGTTCATTTTTGGAAGCCCCAGTCTTTACAGTTGAAGTTACAATGGACTGGGATTGTGACTCTGGAAAACCCTTGAACCATTATTTATTTGCACTTCCAATTGAAGGGAAATCTCGTGAAATAGTATTTGATCCCTTCAGATCCACTTCTCTTTCCCTTCGATGGAACATCTCTTTTGGATCCGGTCTTCCTTTGTCAGAAAAAAAACATCCATCGTCCACAGCAAGAGATAGTATAGAAGGAGATGTTAATGTACCTCATCCTCTTAAAATTTGTCAGAATGATTCACCTGCTTCTCCAACATTGAAATTCGGTGCTTATGATCTAGCATGGATTATAAGATTCTGGAACTTGAACTTTCTTCCTCCACATAAACTGCGCTCCTTCTCACGATGGCCTCGTTTTGGAGTTCCAAGACTTATCAGATCAGGCAATCTTTCACTTGATAGAGTGATGACCGAATTTATGTTGCGTCTTGATTGCACACCAATCTGTATTAAGAACATGCCTTTACATGATGATGATCCAGCTAAAGGACTGACCTTAATGATGACAAAGCTGAAGCTTGAACTATGTTTTAGTAGGGGCAGCCAACATTATACTTTTGAAAGCAAACGTGACCTTCTTGATCTTGTTTACCAAGGTATCGACCTTTATATGCCCAAGGGTTTCCTAATTAAAGAAGAGTACGGAAATGTTGCTAAATCAATTAATGTGATGCCAAAAAACTCACAATCTGCATCCGAGGAGAAAACTTTCTCTGAAAAGGGTTATTTTACACAGAAAAATAACGATGATGGATTTCTGTTTTCTTGTGATTACTTTACCATACGAAAACAGTCTGCAAAGGCTGATCCTGATCGGTTATTAGCCTGGCATGAAGCCGGAAGAAGAAATTTTGAGAAGACGAATGTACAGTCTAACTGTGAAAAACAGAGTGAAACTGATGAGCATATGGAATCAGACCCAAGCGGTGATGATGGGTACAATGTGGTGATAGAGGATGATGGGTACAATGTGGTCATAGCCGACAGTTGTCAGCGTGTGTTTGTCTATGGTCTAAAGCTTTTGTGGACTATAGAAAACAGAAATGCAATTTGTTTCTGGGCTGGCGGTCTATCCAAAGCTTTTGCACCTGCCAAGCCTTCTCCTTCCCGGCAGTATGCACAGAGAAAATTATACGAGAACAACAACAAGCAAGATGGAACTGAAACTAGTCAAGATGAGGCATGTGAAACCCATCAAGATGATGAAACTGAAACGCATAGAGATGATGGAGCTGAAACCCATAAAGATGAAGGAGTTGAAACCAATCAAGATGAAGTTAGTAAATTCCTTCCTACTGGTAACATCTCAGATTCCCCCTCTTCTCTGGCTGCCAGTACCTCAGAGATCCCTTCATTCCCATCACATTCACTTAAGCTGGACAGCTTACCATCTG CTAAATATGAAAATACAGACGATTCGAAGGAGGGGACTGATTCGAAGGAGGGGACTCGACACTTCATGGTTAATGTTATTGAACCACAATTTAATCTTCACTCAGAGGGCGCAAAT GGTAGGTTTTTGCTTGCTGCTGTAAGTGGACGCGTTTTAGCCCAATCGTTTCATTCAGTTCTTCGTGTTGGCCATGACATGATTGAGCAAGCACTTGGTACAACAGATGAAAATACTAGTCAATACGAGCCTGAAATTGCATGGAAAAGAATGGAAATATCTGTAATGTTGGAGCATGTGCAGGCGCATGTAGCACCAACAGATGTTGATCTAGGGGCTGGGGTTCAGTGGCTACCAAAAATTATTAGAGGCTCTCCAAAAGTAATGCGTACAGGTGCACTTCTTGAGAGAGTTTTTATGCCCTGTGACATGTACTTTCAGTTCACAAGGCACAAAGGGGGCACTCCAGAAGTGAAG GTGAAACCCTTGAAGGAGCTCAAGTTCAATTCTCATAATATTACAGCAACAATGACATCTCGCCAGTTTCAAGTCATGTTGGATGTGTTAAACAATCTTCTATTTGCACGGCTTCCAAA GCCTCCAAAAAGTAGCCTGACACTTtctgttgaagatgatgaaaatgacGAAGAGGAAGCAGATGAGGTGGTTCCTGATGGTGTTGAAGAGGTGGAACTTGCAAAAATCAACCTCGAAAAGAAAGAGAGGGAACAAAATTTGCTTCTTGATGATATGAAAAAGTTGTCGTTTTGGTGTGACACTTCCAACGGAAAGGAACCAGAAAAGGAACAAGACTTGTGGATGATATATGGTGGAATAGCCATGCTG GTCCAAGGACTGAAGAAAGAACTTGTAAGTGCAAAGAAATCCAGGAAGGAAGCATATGCCTCGTTAAGAATGGCTATGAAAAAAGCTGCACAGGTGCGGCTAATGGAGAAGGAGAAAAACAAAAGCCCTTCCTATGCTATGCGCGTAATTTTGCAAATTAACAAAGTTGTTTGGAGCATGATTCTTGATGGTAAATCCTTTGCTGAAGCCGAAATCAATGACATG ATCTATGACTTCGACCGGGATTATAAGGATGTGGGTATTTCTCAGTTTACaacaaaatatattgttttcaaAAACTGTCTTCCCAATGCCAAATCTGACACGATTGTGTCAGCATGGAAGCCTCCAGATGAATGGGTAAA taaaGTCATGCTTCGAGTTGATGCGAGACAGGGAGCTCCAAAGGATGGAAGTTCTCCCTTTGAACTTTTCCAA GTGGACATATATCCACTTAAGATCCATTTAACAGAGACAATGTACAGAATGATGTGGGGATATTTCTTCCCAGAGGAAGAACGAGATTCACAACGCCGGCAG GAAGTTTGGAAGGTCTCAACCGCAGGTGGTGCAAGGCGTGTAAAGAAAGGTTCATCAGCCCATGAAGCTTCCATTTCAAGTAATCAGTCGACAAAAGAGTCCGAGGCCTCATCCAAATCTGGCATTTCTGCATTGCTTTTTCCTGCAACCAATCAGCCTTCTGGTTCTACACAA ACATCCAAAgcacaaaatgtcaaaatagtTCCTGGTGCTGGTTCAACCCCCGAATGTGAAGAGACTGTGGCAGAATCTGTAGCTGATGAAAATGGCCCATTTGGCTCAACAGAGCAGAAAGATGAAGTGTCCAAGAATAAATCAAAAGATGTGAAAGGTGTAAAAGCTGGTCAATCATCTCTTGAAGAAAAGAAGGTGGCTAAGCCACAAGATGATAAGAGATCTAGGCCAAAAAAGATAATGGAATTTCACAACATCAAAATTAGTCAG GTGGAATTGTGTATTACGTATGAAGGGCAAAGGTTTGTTGTAAACGATATGAAATTATTGATGGATCAATTTGTCCGAGCCGAGTTTACCGGGACCTGGCAAAGACTCTTCTCACGAGTTAAGAAGCACATCATTTGGGGAGTCCTAAAGTCTGTGACTGGCATGCAG GGGAAGAAATTTAAAGACAAAGGTCAGAATCAGCCAAGTGGAGCTGGTGCTCCGGAAGGTGAAGCTAATCTTAGCGACACTGAAGGCCATGCAGGAAAACCTGATAAGTTTTCACCATCTTGGCCTAAGCGTCCTACTGATGGAGCAGGCGATGGATTTGTAACATCCGTTAGAGGAATATTTAACTCTCAACGCCGTAAGGCAAAGAAATTGCTTAAGCCAAAGAAAGATGAAGCAGAAAATGAAGGTCATGGAGATTTGAGTGAGAATGAGGTAGAGACCACTCATTTTGCTAGGCAGCTCACAATAATAAAAGCTAAAAAGCTTTTTAAGCGGGACAATAAGAAGCCCCCCCACTCTAAAGGACAAAAAG GTTCATCCTCAATACAAAATGAAGAACTACCATCATCTTCAAAAGAGGCAATTGCATATGACAGTGATTCATCAAGTGGATCCTCATCATCCTATGAACTTATTCTTGAATAG